One Campylobacter sp. RM16192 genomic region harbors:
- a CDS encoding hydroxymethylpyrimidine/phosphomethylpyrimidine kinase, with protein MKKILIIAGSCSNGGAGIQADIKACSYFGCYSATAVTALTAENSDRIKNIVSLDANFVKDQLDMLSAEFDFDAVKIGMLFNEEIMDVVGQFLYNNKAPVVLDPVCVSKMGHKLIKDSAIDKLKDLMRFATVSTPNLREAEVLFSGNFSNLPCDTIVKKHIVGDKSIDTLYRKDGSKSSFEAPLADPLVIIGAGCTFSSSLACLLAQGNSIEDAIKQAKKYIYNAITSGVDTKLGERKLLNHTAKA; from the coding sequence ATGAAAAAAATTTTAATTATTGCTGGCTCTTGCAGTAACGGTGGAGCAGGAATTCAAGCTGATATCAAGGCCTGTTCGTACTTTGGATGCTATTCAGCTACAGCAGTTACGGCTCTCACTGCCGAAAATTCAGATAGGATAAAGAATATAGTCTCTCTTGATGCAAATTTTGTAAAAGATCAGCTTGATATGCTGAGTGCTGAATTTGATTTTGATGCCGTTAAAATCGGCATGCTTTTTAACGAGGAGATAATGGATGTAGTGGGGCAATTTCTGTATAACAACAAAGCTCCAGTGGTTCTAGATCCTGTTTGCGTATCAAAAATGGGACATAAATTAATTAAAGATAGTGCTATTGATAAATTAAAAGATCTTATGCGATTTGCGACTGTATCAACTCCGAATTTACGTGAGGCAGAAGTGCTTTTTAGTGGTAATTTTTCAAATTTGCCTTGTGATACCATAGTAAAAAAACATATAGTTGGAGATAAAAGCATAGATACTCTATATCGCAAAGATGGTAGCAAGAGTAGTTTTGAGGCTCCTTTGGCTGATCCCTTGGTTATTATCGGTGCAGGATGTACTTTTTCTAGCTCGCTGGCTTGCCTTTTGGCTCAAGGAAATAGTATAGAGGACGCTATTAAGCAAGCAAAAAAGTATATTTATAATGCTATTACAAGTGGTGTTGATACAAAATTAGGTGAGAGGAAGTTACTAAATCACACAGCAAAAGCCTAG
- a CDS encoding RDD family protein, producing the protein MAKQKAVIASVPSRIKAFITDVFFILMPILYITTYAVLDGKNEFQNNQLAIFITNFLFGVIICLFQSIKAQTPGYKSQDIYLVNLKNGQKLGFFHALLRYICFVLAGFSLVGICLCFFRKDKLNLHDLLTNSAAVSKKQSI; encoded by the coding sequence TTGGCAAAGCAAAAAGCAGTCATCGCAAGCGTTCCTTCACGCATAAAAGCCTTTATAACCGATGTTTTTTTCATACTTATGCCAATTCTTTACATCACGACTTATGCCGTTTTAGACGGCAAAAACGAGTTTCAAAACAACCAGCTAGCGATCTTTATCACAAATTTTTTATTCGGCGTTATCATCTGCCTTTTTCAAAGCATCAAAGCGCAAACTCCAGGTTATAAAAGCCAAGATATCTACCTTGTAAATTTAAAAAATGGTCAGAAGCTAGGCTTCTTTCACGCTCTGCTTCGCTATATCTGCTTTGTTTTGGCCGGCTTTAGCTTGGTTGGAATTTGCCTATGCTTTTTTCGCAAAGACAAGTTAAATTTACACGATCTACTTACAAACTCCGCTGCCGTTAGCAAAAAGCAATCTATTTAA
- the pyrE gene encoding orotate phosphoribosyltransferase produces MNLEQIYKEAGAYLKGHFLLTSGNHSQFYLQSAKVLENPMIAGKLADELARVISKAGIKFDAVCSPAIGGILAGYELARAAKKRFIFTERVDRVMTLRRGFEVHEGEKFIICEDIITTGGSALEAANIIKDLGGEVVAFAALANRGFCPLTNLKSERKPSCKLPNDLPIFALGNFEFEIYEPQNCPLCKDGSIAIKPGSRGN; encoded by the coding sequence ATGAATTTAGAGCAAATTTATAAAGAGGCGGGCGCTTATCTTAAGGGGCATTTTTTGCTAACGAGCGGTAACCATTCGCAGTTTTATCTGCAAAGCGCAAAAGTGCTTGAAAATCCGATGATAGCAGGCAAACTAGCCGATGAACTAGCTCGCGTTATATCCAAAGCGGGAATTAAATTTGACGCTGTGTGCTCACCTGCGATAGGCGGAATTTTGGCAGGATACGAGCTTGCTCGCGCAGCAAAAAAGAGATTTATATTTACGGAAAGAGTTGATCGCGTGATGACTCTGCGCCGCGGCTTTGAGGTGCATGAGGGAGAGAAATTTATCATCTGCGAAGACATCATTACCACTGGCGGCTCCGCACTTGAGGCGGCAAACATCATAAAAGATCTTGGCGGAGAAGTTGTTGCATTTGCAGCGCTTGCCAACCGTGGATTTTGTCCGCTAACAAATTTAAAGAGTGAGCGAAAGCCAAGCTGCAAGCTACCAAACGATCTGCCGATATTTGCGCTTGGAAATTTTGAGTTTGAAATTTACGAACCGCAAAACTGCCCGCTATGCAAGGACGGCAGTATAGCTATAAAGCCGGGAAGTAGAGGCAACTAA